The Humulus lupulus chromosome 4, drHumLupu1.1, whole genome shotgun sequence genome has a window encoding:
- the LOC133830086 gene encoding uncharacterized protein LOC133830086, with product MEGATKEIYFEEESDDERYSKDSNDDVDDDEEYCYASVPVSKLQPRKVLSKGRWIKKMGMAEVEVQKGPIWRTTGIVRCGKIYCLIEEVLFMAELGAFLLMDDAGASISMEEMYMIFSDEKNGCSWEHFQAYRQLKSLGYIVGRYGIPWSLKHVKSNTESFSSQCSSENAVDLKSEDEFSVLGMFSRLQIDEVKPVFDVYLPNTKFRKSSPGAPSFVLCFASGYPPSKATLQLMERKCGGIPLKFCHVEQGRVSFFSFDKVELPILP from the exons ATGGAGGGGGCGACAAAGGAAATTTACTTTGAAGAAGAAAGTGATGATGAGAGATATAGTAAAGATTCTAATGACGatgttgatgatgatgaagaataTTGCTATGCTTCTGTACCAGTCTCCAAGTTGCAGCCTAG GAAAGTTTTATCAAAGGGTCGTTGGATTAAAAAGATGGGGATGGCTGAGGTTGAAGTTCAAAAGGGTCCAATTTGGAGGACAACAGGCATAGTCCGTTGTGGCAAAATCTATTGCTTAATTGAAGAAGTTTT GTTTATGGCCGAATTGGGGGCTTTCCTTCTGATGGATGATGCTGGTGCCAGTATCTCTATGGAGGAGATGTATATGATTTTTTCAGACGAAAAGAATGGATGTTCTTGGGAGCATTTTCAGGCCTACAGGCAACTGAAGTCTCTTGGTTACATTGTGGGGCGATACGGTATCCCATGGTCTCTAAAACATGTCAAGAGCAATACTGAATCTTTTTCTTCTCAGTGCTCTTCAGAAAATGCAGTGGACTTGAAATCAGAAGACGAATTCTCTGTTCTAGGAATGTTTAGTAGGCTGCAGATTGACGAAGTTAAACCAGTATTTGATGTTTATCTCCCAAATACCAAGTTTAGAAAGTCTTCACCTGGTGCTCCAAGCTTTGTGCTCTGCTTTGCTAG tGGCTATCCGCCATCCAAAGCGACACTTCAACTCATGGAGAGAAAGTGCGGAGGAATTCCTTTGAAGTTTTGTCATGTGGAGCAAGGACGAGTGAGTTTCTTTTCGTTTGACAAAGTGGAGCTTCCTATCCTACCTTGA